In Trichlorobacter lovleyi, the DNA window TGGTGTGCGGTGTCGGAGATAATCGAACCATCGCGGAAGGTAATCCGGCGGGAGGCATATTCTGCCACTTCCGGTTCATGGGTGATCATCACAATTGTGATCCCCTGCTGGTTCAGGTCTGTGAACAACTGCATGATTTCATGGGTGGTGGTGGTGTCCAGGTTACCGGTCGGTTCATCTGCCAGGATCACGGCCGGTTCGTTGACCAGGGCGCGGGCGATCGCCACCCGCTGCTGCTGCCCGCCGGAAAGCTGGGCGCTGGTGTGGTTGATCCGCTCTCCCAGGCCGACCCGCTCCAGGGCAGCCTGGGCCCGGCTGTGACGCTCTGCTGCCGGCACCCCGGCATAGACCAGCGGCAGTTCCACGTTTTCAAGGGCCGTGGTGCGGGGCAACAGGTTAAAGCCCTGGAACACAAAGCCCAGTTTTTTGTTGCGCACCTCGGCAAGGCTGTCCGGACTCA includes these proteins:
- a CDS encoding ABC transporter ATP-binding protein, which gives rise to MPDVIKLEDIRRVFGEDDHTVEALRGISFTIGVGEFVAIMGASGSGKSTCMNTLGCLDKPTSGTYWLDGIDTAGMSPDSLAEVRNKKLGFVFQGFNLLPRTTALENVELPLVYAGVPAAERHSRAQAALERVGLGERINHTSAQLSGGQQQRVAIARALVNEPAVILADEPTGNLDTTTTHEIMQLFTDLNQQGITIVMITHEPEVAEYASRRITFRDGSIISDTAHQD